A single genomic interval of Thermovibrio guaymasensis harbors:
- the folD gene encoding bifunctional methylenetetrahydrofolate dehydrogenase/methenyltetrahydrofolate cyclohydrolase FolD, with the protein MAVILDGRVLSEKIRGELKEEVEYLKEKFGRAPTLAVVLVGNDPASEIYVRNKIKACQKVGINSLDKKLPETITQEELNRVVKELNDNKDVDGIIVQLPLPKHLSCREVINYISPEKDVDGFHPLNAGKCMLGLYDEGLMPCTPAGVMKFFEEYGIELQGKNAVMVGHSNIVGKPLANMLLNANATVSVCHVYTQDLAFYTKKADILCVATGVPHLIKAEMVKDGAVVIDIGISRLNGKIVGDVDFEAVKEKASAITPVPGGVGPMTITMLLYNTVKAFKMRHGI; encoded by the coding sequence ATGGCAGTTATACTAGACGGGAGAGTTCTCTCTGAGAAGATTAGAGGGGAGTTAAAGGAAGAGGTAGAGTACTTAAAGGAGAAGTTTGGAAGGGCGCCTACCCTTGCGGTGGTTTTAGTTGGAAACGACCCTGCAAGTGAGATTTACGTGAGGAATAAGATAAAGGCCTGCCAGAAGGTAGGGATAAACTCTCTTGACAAGAAACTACCAGAAACGATTACTCAAGAGGAGTTAAACAGGGTTGTAAAGGAGCTTAACGATAACAAAGATGTAGATGGAATAATAGTTCAGCTTCCCCTTCCTAAACACCTATCCTGTAGAGAGGTTATAAACTACATCTCTCCCGAGAAGGACGTTGACGGTTTTCATCCCCTTAACGCAGGTAAGTGTATGCTTGGTCTCTACGATGAGGGTTTAATGCCCTGCACTCCTGCAGGGGTTATGAAGTTCTTTGAGGAGTACGGTATAGAGCTCCAAGGAAAGAACGCTGTGATGGTGGGTCACAGTAATATTGTCGGAAAGCCCCTTGCAAATATGCTCCTAAACGCAAACGCTACAGTCTCCGTCTGCCACGTATACACCCAGGACTTAGCATTCTACACTAAAAAGGCAGATATCCTCTGTGTTGCTACCGGAGTTCCACACTTAATTAAAGCAGAGATGGTCAAAGATGGAGCAGTCGTTATTGATATTGGAATCAGCAGGTTAAATGGTAAGATAGTGGGAGATGTAGATTTTGAAGCTGTGAAGGAGAAGGCTTCGGCAATTACTCCCGTTCCTGGTGGAGTTGGGCCGATGACTATAACAATGCTCCTTTACAACACTGTAAAAGCATTTAAGATGAGGCACGGTATTTGA
- a CDS encoding TIGR00282 family metallophosphoesterase, translating to MLRIAFIGDIVGRPGRRALQIWLEERKGEFDLVIANGENAAGGFGLTEKTVRALLSFGVNVITGGNHTFDKKDVFQFIDDFPILRPANYPPGTPGKGYMTLEVKGVKVLVVNLMGRVFMECLDNPFRVFDSILEEEKADLVIVDFHGEASSEKQAFGFYVDGRATAVFGTHTHVQTADLRLLPKGTLYMTDAGMTGAVNTVIGMESQEGIERFIKQLPVRFKVPEKAPLIQVCGVTFEVDEELEVRNYERVYQVYERRGDGSYTRRESSL from the coding sequence TTGCTTAGGATAGCATTTATAGGTGACATCGTCGGAAGGCCGGGCAGGAGGGCCCTTCAAATTTGGCTTGAGGAGAGAAAAGGGGAGTTTGACCTGGTTATAGCCAACGGTGAGAACGCTGCCGGGGGATTCGGCCTTACTGAGAAGACAGTTAGGGCTCTTTTAAGTTTCGGCGTAAACGTGATAACCGGCGGAAATCACACGTTTGATAAAAAAGATGTCTTTCAATTTATAGACGACTTTCCAATTCTAAGGCCTGCAAATTACCCTCCTGGAACTCCCGGTAAGGGCTATATGACTCTTGAGGTTAAGGGAGTAAAGGTTTTAGTTGTCAATTTAATGGGAAGGGTCTTTATGGAGTGTCTTGATAACCCCTTTAGGGTTTTTGACTCTATCCTTGAGGAGGAAAAGGCTGATTTAGTTATAGTTGACTTTCACGGGGAGGCCTCTTCTGAGAAACAGGCTTTCGGTTTCTACGTTGATGGAAGAGCTACTGCAGTTTTCGGAACCCATACCCACGTTCAGACTGCAGACCTAAGGCTACTGCCAAAAGGAACCCTCTACATGACAGATGCAGGTATGACTGGAGCGGTTAACACAGTTATCGGTATGGAGTCTCAGGAAGGGATAGAGAGGTTTATAAAGCAGCTTCCGGTTAGGTTTAAAGTTCCCGAGAAGGCCCCCCTAATTCAGGTCTGCGGAGTCACGTTTGAAGTTGATGAGGAGCTTGAGGTTAGGAACTACGAAAGAGTTTACCAAGTTTACGAGAGGAGAGGAGATGGCAGTTATACTAGACGGGAGAGTTCTCTCTGA
- the coaE gene encoding dephospho-CoA kinase (Dephospho-CoA kinase (CoaE) performs the final step in coenzyme A biosynthesis.), with translation MGITGNIGSGKSTLSKFISLRGYPVYSADDFGKEVLKKGGKAYPLVVKAFGSEILKNNGEIDTRKLGSIVFSDQKKLKLLTSITHPLIKERILRVKEEFSGKLAFVEAAVMVEYGWTYLFDKVVLVFAYKGQRLLRAARRFGLKEALRRDSLQLPYSEKLKYSNFFICNTRDLLHLKEQVDYLLAELEESCLG, from the coding sequence GTGGGGATAACGGGTAATATAGGTTCCGGAAAGTCAACTCTATCTAAGTTTATATCTCTGAGAGGCTATCCCGTTTACAGTGCAGACGATTTTGGGAAAGAGGTTTTGAAGAAGGGGGGAAAGGCATACCCTTTAGTCGTTAAAGCCTTTGGGAGTGAAATCTTAAAGAACAACGGGGAAATTGATACGAGGAAGCTTGGAAGTATCGTTTTTTCAGACCAAAAAAAGCTAAAGCTCCTAACTTCAATTACCCACCCACTTATAAAAGAGAGAATTCTAAGAGTTAAGGAAGAGTTTTCCGGCAAGTTGGCCTTTGTAGAAGCAGCAGTAATGGTTGAGTATGGCTGGACTTACCTTTTTGATAAGGTTGTTTTAGTTTTTGCCTATAAAGGCCAGAGGCTCTTAAGGGCTGCAAGGAGGTTTGGACTAAAAGAGGCTTTGAGGAGAGATTCTCTTCAACTTCCTTACTCAGAAAAGTTAAAATACTCCAACTTCTTTATATGTAACACTAGAGATCTCCTTCACCTGAAGGAGCAGGTAGATTACCTTTTGGCTGAACTGGAGGAAAGTTGCTTAGGATAG
- a CDS encoding AI-2E family transporter, whose translation MSKYFAEIYLFLTIAILILTLFILKPALLPFFIAMALSYVSWPVYLFFKRNTKGRKTISAILTILTLFLILFIAIFVILPTVITQVQSFIDYLPTLGKKLDYFFYKYFGQHFSKKLHFNSETLQLVIKEVYQRLGNLPIGNLVSRFFSGVFSVISIVINVVLIPFLTYYFLTNADKLVRLYIVLAPKKIQCELKELLQKVHDSLSSYLIGQLAVAVFVGFYIAFGLYLVGIKYAFLIGFIAGALNMIPYVGFFSGLIPSLLLAIFDNGTLGAVIGVVIVFLTEAGLENLIYPVIMSRTTGVNPLLILFSLFVGGYLGGFLGIVISVPLAVTLVPIFESFLTKKESGVACGDNG comes from the coding sequence GTGAGTAAGTACTTTGCAGAAATTTACCTGTTCCTTACTATCGCTATTTTGATATTGACCCTCTTTATACTTAAGCCTGCTCTACTTCCCTTCTTTATTGCAATGGCCCTCTCTTACGTCTCCTGGCCGGTTTACCTCTTCTTTAAGAGGAATACAAAGGGTAGGAAAACTATTTCTGCAATTTTAACTATTTTAACCCTTTTCTTAATCCTCTTTATTGCTATCTTTGTGATTTTGCCTACAGTGATTACTCAGGTTCAAAGCTTTATAGACTACCTTCCTACTCTCGGGAAAAAGCTTGATTACTTCTTCTACAAGTATTTTGGTCAACATTTTTCCAAGAAACTGCACTTTAACTCGGAAACCCTTCAGTTAGTAATAAAGGAGGTTTATCAGAGGCTGGGAAACCTTCCCATAGGTAACTTAGTTTCAAGGTTCTTTTCAGGTGTTTTTTCGGTAATTTCCATCGTAATTAACGTAGTTTTAATTCCGTTTTTAACCTATTACTTCTTAACTAATGCCGATAAGCTCGTGAGACTCTACATTGTTCTTGCCCCTAAGAAAATACAGTGTGAGCTTAAGGAGCTCCTTCAAAAGGTTCACGATTCCCTATCTAGCTACCTTATTGGTCAACTTGCCGTAGCTGTTTTTGTAGGTTTTTACATAGCCTTTGGCCTCTACCTGGTTGGGATAAAGTATGCCTTTTTAATCGGTTTTATCGCAGGAGCCCTCAACATGATACCCTACGTTGGCTTCTTCTCTGGCCTCATTCCCTCCCTTCTCTTAGCTATCTTTGACAACGGAACCTTGGGAGCAGTTATAGGAGTTGTGATAGTTTTCCTAACAGAGGCAGGCCTTGAGAACTTAATCTACCCAGTTATAATGAGTAGAACTACAGGAGTTAACCCCCTCTTAATCCTCTTTTCACTTTTCGTCGGCGGTTACTTGGGAGGCTTTCTCGGAATTGTTATTTCCGTTCCCCTTGCCGTTACTTTGGTTCCAATCTTTGAGAGTTTCCTTACGAAGAAGGAGAGCGGCGTTGCTTGTGGGGATAACGGGTAA
- the pgsA gene encoding CDP-diacylglycerol--glycerol-3-phosphate 3-phosphatidyltransferase: protein MLSVPNLITLVRVFLIPVFIMASFYHNFKLAFAVFVMAALSDALDGFLARRLNQITKLGVILDPVADKALIDSGFFLLSYFDRAIPVWLSITVISRDVLLLFGGWLLSAFGRLDRIRPNFLGKLTAFFQFFTLFLVLFNLNFKFIPRYIFEVLFVLTGFFTVVSAVIYTFRGIRELSSE from the coding sequence TTGCTCAGCGTTCCTAACCTTATAACTCTTGTAAGGGTTTTCTTGATACCGGTTTTCATTATGGCCTCTTTCTACCACAATTTCAAGTTGGCCTTTGCCGTTTTCGTTATGGCAGCTTTAAGCGATGCCCTTGATGGTTTCCTAGCAAGGCGTTTAAACCAAATAACAAAACTGGGGGTAATCCTTGACCCTGTTGCGGATAAGGCCCTTATAGACTCAGGGTTTTTCTTACTTTCCTACTTTGATAGGGCAATTCCCGTGTGGTTGAGCATTACTGTTATCAGTAGGGACGTTCTATTACTTTTTGGAGGGTGGTTACTCTCAGCTTTTGGAAGGCTTGACAGAATAAGGCCTAACTTCTTAGGTAAGCTAACTGCATTTTTTCAATTCTTTACCCTCTTTCTGGTTCTCTTTAACTTGAACTTTAAGTTCATTCCAAGGTACATTTTTGAAGTCCTGTTTGTTTTGACCGGGTTCTTTACCGTTGTATCGGCTGTTATCTACACTTTTAGGGGGATTAGGGAGCTTAGCAGTGAGTAA
- the nadC gene encoding carboxylating nicotinate-nucleotide diphosphorylase — protein sequence MNTLVLRETILNFLKEDLGITGDWSSLNLKGKKLRGTIVAKEEFILCGTFLFEEVIRTLDTEAAFRWKFKDGERVKKGVIGEVEADGCALLSAERTALNLLQRLSGISTKTREMVEILKGSRVKLLDTRKTTPGLRVLEKYATKVGGVLNHRFGLFDAVMVKDNHIKAYGSLERAVVEIRKSIPVTMKVEVEVESEEQLNQALAVIDLIDIVMLDNWEIGKVEEAARKLKERKPSLKVELSGGINEEKLKLVKDLPIDFVSTSKVITGAKWVDISLEVERVDNDERP from the coding sequence ATGAATACTTTAGTACTCAGGGAGACAATTTTAAACTTTCTGAAGGAGGATCTGGGAATAACCGGTGACTGGAGCTCTCTAAACCTAAAGGGAAAGAAATTAAGGGGAACAATAGTTGCAAAAGAAGAGTTTATACTCTGCGGAACCTTCCTATTTGAAGAAGTAATTAGAACACTTGATACTGAGGCAGCCTTCAGGTGGAAGTTTAAGGATGGGGAAAGGGTTAAAAAAGGGGTAATCGGAGAAGTAGAGGCTGATGGGTGCGCCCTCTTATCTGCTGAAAGGACCGCCCTAAACCTTCTTCAAAGGCTAAGCGGAATTTCAACAAAGACTAGAGAAATGGTAGAAATCCTCAAAGGCAGTAGGGTAAAACTACTTGATACGAGGAAAACAACTCCCGGACTGAGGGTACTTGAAAAGTACGCAACGAAGGTAGGAGGAGTCTTGAACCACAGGTTCGGCCTTTTTGATGCAGTGATGGTGAAGGATAATCACATAAAGGCCTACGGAAGCCTTGAAAGGGCGGTCGTTGAAATAAGGAAGTCAATTCCCGTAACGATGAAAGTTGAAGTAGAGGTTGAAAGTGAGGAACAGTTAAATCAGGCCCTAGCAGTTATTGATCTTATTGATATCGTAATGCTTGACAACTGGGAAATAGGTAAGGTTGAAGAAGCAGCGAGGAAGTTAAAGGAGAGGAAACCTTCACTTAAAGTAGAGCTCTCAGGCGGCATTAACGAGGAGAAGCTAAAACTAGTTAAGGACTTACCGATAGATTTTGTCTCAACCAGCAAGGTAATAACAGGTGCTAAGTGGGTAGATATAAGCCTGGAGGTGGAAAGAGTTGACAACGATGAACGTCCTTGA
- a CDS encoding CvpA family protein, translating into MNVLDALIIVILGWNLIRGFNKGFVEEVVSLIGIAASLVLSYKLAPIVANFLVNKPDSKTMVLTGFFIYLIFFAVAKYVAFLIERRTKDSPFGRLNSLLGFFFGIFRGILLASIVVFAVAIVSPDSYLIKKSSLGGLSVPIIDKTLKVLDGKVEKHWRKNWQIAKAYLIKNFQEFKKEILPAAGEEVKKVKDHI; encoded by the coding sequence ATGAACGTCCTTGATGCCTTGATAATAGTAATCCTGGGATGGAACTTAATAAGGGGATTCAACAAAGGTTTCGTTGAAGAGGTAGTCTCACTAATAGGTATCGCAGCCAGCCTTGTACTCTCCTACAAGCTTGCACCGATAGTGGCAAATTTCCTAGTAAACAAACCAGACTCCAAAACTATGGTTCTAACAGGCTTCTTCATCTACCTAATATTCTTCGCAGTAGCCAAGTACGTAGCTTTCCTCATTGAGAGAAGAACGAAGGACAGTCCATTTGGAAGACTCAACAGCCTGCTAGGTTTTTTCTTCGGAATCTTTAGGGGAATTCTTTTAGCCTCAATTGTCGTATTCGCAGTTGCAATAGTTTCTCCAGATAGCTACTTAATTAAAAAGAGTTCATTGGGAGGGCTATCAGTTCCAATTATTGACAAAACCTTGAAAGTTCTTGACGGGAAGGTTGAGAAACACTGGAGGAAAAACTGGCAGATTGCAAAGGCCTACCTGATAAAGAATTTCCAGGAGTTTAAGAAGGAAATCCTCCCCGCAGCCGGGGAGGAGGTAAAGAAGGTTAAAGACCACATTTAG
- the gap gene encoding type I glyceraldehyde-3-phosphate dehydrogenase has translation MAVRVAINGFGRIGRSFFRIAHSRSDVEVVAINDLTDAKTLAHLLKYDSVHGKFDAEVYAEEDSIVINGKSIKVFSDPNPEELPWKDLEVDVVLEATGRFRDREGAGKHLKAGAKKVVISAPAKEPDITIVMGVNHKDYNPEKHNIISNASCTTNCLAPVAKVLLENFGIESGFLTTVHSYTMDQRLLDAPHKDLRRARAAAVNMVPTTTGAAKAVGLVIPELAGKFNGISIRVPTPDVSLIDFVCVVKKEVTPEEVNGALKAAAEGELKGILEYCEEPLVSIDFMGNPHSSIVDALSTDVINGNLVKVIAWYDNEWGYSCRLVDLIEYIAKCGL, from the coding sequence ATGGCCGTCAGGGTTGCAATTAACGGTTTTGGAAGGATTGGAAGGAGCTTCTTTAGAATTGCCCACAGCCGTTCCGATGTGGAAGTAGTTGCAATTAATGACCTTACCGATGCTAAAACCCTTGCCCACCTTTTAAAGTACGATTCAGTTCACGGTAAGTTTGATGCTGAGGTTTACGCTGAAGAGGACAGCATTGTCATTAACGGTAAGTCAATAAAGGTTTTCTCAGATCCTAACCCTGAGGAGCTCCCCTGGAAAGACCTTGAGGTTGACGTTGTCCTTGAAGCTACCGGAAGGTTTAGGGACAGGGAAGGAGCCGGCAAGCACTTAAAGGCTGGTGCTAAGAAGGTAGTTATCTCTGCTCCTGCAAAGGAACCTGACATTACAATTGTTATGGGAGTAAACCATAAGGACTACAACCCTGAGAAGCACAACATAATTTCAAACGCCTCCTGTACTACAAACTGCCTTGCCCCTGTTGCAAAGGTTCTCCTTGAGAACTTTGGGATAGAGTCCGGTTTCCTAACGACTGTTCACTCCTACACTATGGATCAGAGGCTCCTTGATGCTCCCCATAAGGACTTAAGGCGTGCAAGGGCTGCTGCTGTAAACATGGTTCCAACTACAACCGGAGCTGCTAAGGCTGTCGGTCTTGTTATACCTGAGCTTGCAGGTAAGTTTAACGGAATCTCAATAAGGGTTCCAACTCCCGACGTTTCACTCATTGACTTTGTCTGTGTTGTTAAGAAAGAGGTAACTCCCGAGGAGGTAAACGGAGCCCTTAAAGCGGCTGCTGAGGGAGAGTTAAAGGGGATTCTTGAGTACTGTGAAGAGCCTTTAGTCTCAATTGACTTTATGGGTAACCCCCACTCAAGTATCGTAGATGCTCTTTCTACCGACGTTATTAACGGTAATTTGGTTAAAGTTATTGCTTGGTACGACAATGAGTGGGGTTACTCCTGCAGGCTCGTTGACTTAATTGAGTACATAGCTAAATGTGGTCTTTAA
- a CDS encoding sensor histidine kinase codes for MEGIYAGLILFLLTLLLIFGYIALKEKERSARLLRELRKERKKEKGKKEDRLKLLSRALSLIREGIVVMDPYGRILFTNRFARELLDIDKNANGKFFYQAIKNFDVVSLINEAFNEKYRVWQERKIKDKYVQVIFGSDMDEKVLLLIDLTPMKKYENLKKDFIANVSHELKTPLAALKLSLETIENECSENQRAMNFINRALERINYMEQLIEDLITLSQLESINVKVKFEEVELLPLVREILKGLSDFILKKEIKVEFKIPEGAKLFADRKMLYAVLKNLIDNAIKYNRKGGKVVIGFREHKNENEVYVCDTGYGIPKSHIPFIFERFYRVERSRSRKSGGTGLGLSIVKLAVDRMEGSVEVESKENEGTCFRVYLPKREL; via the coding sequence TTGGAAGGTATATACGCCGGGTTAATCCTATTCCTCCTTACTTTACTATTGATTTTTGGATACATTGCCCTAAAAGAGAAGGAAAGGTCTGCTAGGCTCTTAAGAGAGCTCAGGAAGGAAAGGAAGAAGGAAAAGGGGAAGAAGGAAGACCGACTAAAGCTCCTCTCAAGGGCCCTTTCATTAATAAGGGAGGGTATTGTAGTAATGGACCCTTATGGAAGGATCCTCTTTACAAATAGGTTTGCAAGGGAGCTCCTTGATATTGATAAAAACGCTAACGGAAAGTTCTTCTACCAGGCAATAAAGAACTTTGACGTTGTATCACTAATAAACGAAGCCTTCAACGAAAAATACAGGGTATGGCAGGAAAGGAAGATAAAGGATAAGTACGTTCAGGTAATTTTCGGTTCAGACATGGATGAAAAAGTCTTACTCCTCATTGACCTTACCCCTATGAAGAAATATGAAAACCTAAAAAAGGACTTCATAGCTAACGTTTCCCATGAGCTAAAGACTCCTCTAGCAGCGTTAAAACTCTCCTTAGAAACCATAGAGAACGAGTGCAGTGAAAACCAAAGGGCTATGAACTTCATAAATAGGGCCCTTGAGAGGATTAACTACATGGAACAGTTAATAGAGGACCTCATAACCCTTTCTCAGCTTGAAAGTATAAACGTAAAGGTAAAGTTTGAGGAAGTAGAACTCCTCCCGCTGGTAAGGGAAATCCTTAAAGGGCTGTCCGATTTTATCTTGAAGAAAGAGATAAAAGTTGAATTTAAAATACCAGAAGGGGCAAAGCTTTTTGCCGATAGGAAGATGCTCTACGCCGTTTTAAAGAACTTAATAGACAATGCCATAAAGTACAACAGGAAGGGAGGGAAGGTAGTAATTGGCTTTAGGGAACACAAAAACGAAAATGAAGTCTACGTCTGCGACACCGGATACGGAATTCCAAAATCGCACATACCCTTCATATTTGAGAGGTTTTACAGGGTTGAACGCTCCCGCTCAAGGAAGTCTGGAGGGACGGGACTCGGCCTATCAATAGTTAAGCTAGCAGTGGACAGGATGGAAGGAAGCGTTGAAGTTGAGAGTAAGGAAAACGAGGGAACCTGTTTTAGAGTTTACCTACCAAAAAGGGAGCTGTGA
- the bamA gene encoding outer membrane protein assembly factor BamA has protein sequence MRRIALLIVLVLGILSQGAPAQEEFKGKVVEKVIVIGNEAVPKETILYYISEKPGKKFSPKQVAKDIKNLFKLGYFENISVDVKEGKRGVILRYFVKEKPVITDIVFKGNKAISSKKLKEELGLISEEGEETKLQKPLDYKYLDQLKQKIEEIYLKKGYPGTEVYYTIERVSPTKAVATFVISEGQKANVCSIEVKGNREISSGEIENVLVTKPKSILRLRFNAPLSQSNLEEDVKRIRELYYKEGYLDVEVGEPQVVKVGKGCYKVIYQIVKEGKPYKFGKVEFEGNRLFSRKDLLKLSKKVRPGKRFNREAVDKLVRKIIRKYGELGFIFANVVPEVKVHPETYTADVTFHIYEGERAYVRWINIKGNVSTRDRTIRRELDLYETGIFNTIRLERSIRRLFNTGYFENVDVKPKVVEGTNKVDVNVNVKERLTGMFSVGAGYSSVSRLVAMVGLSKGNLFGTGDSGSINLQAGSKVFDFSFSYNHKWWLDKPQTLSIGLYNTRYEYFTYTSKKTGFSALVSRRFWEDWKAGVGYTIEKDKITDIDEDAPNIIKEEEGSETIGLATAFVSRDLRDNRFLPHKGDYIKLTTQVAGDYLFGDKNFYKVIGEYAYYFNFNDLPIDLELPFIASVHAKVGYAEAFGDTSRLPIDYRFYVGGDTSVRGFKWGEAGPKDKDGDPEGANRELIFNFELGYDVTRMLRLISFVDVGGGWWDKYKLGDMRKSAGLGIRVLTPMGPIRLDIGWKLDRKSGESSSQWHFGMGSYF, from the coding sequence ATGAGAAGAATTGCTCTTTTAATAGTCTTAGTTCTGGGGATACTATCACAGGGAGCTCCTGCACAGGAAGAGTTTAAAGGGAAAGTCGTTGAAAAAGTAATAGTAATAGGAAACGAAGCCGTCCCAAAGGAAACTATCCTCTACTACATATCTGAAAAGCCGGGAAAGAAGTTCTCACCCAAACAGGTGGCAAAAGATATTAAAAACCTATTTAAGCTGGGATACTTTGAAAATATCTCCGTTGACGTTAAAGAGGGCAAAAGAGGGGTAATCCTCAGGTACTTCGTAAAGGAAAAACCGGTAATTACAGACATTGTCTTTAAAGGAAACAAGGCAATAAGCTCAAAGAAGCTCAAAGAGGAACTTGGACTTATCAGCGAAGAGGGAGAAGAGACAAAACTTCAAAAACCCTTAGACTACAAATACCTAGACCAGTTAAAGCAGAAAATAGAGGAAATCTACCTCAAAAAGGGATATCCGGGAACAGAGGTTTACTACACAATAGAGAGGGTTTCACCGACAAAAGCAGTTGCAACCTTTGTAATATCTGAAGGTCAGAAGGCAAACGTCTGCTCAATTGAGGTAAAGGGAAATAGGGAGATAAGTTCAGGTGAAATTGAAAACGTTCTAGTAACAAAGCCTAAATCAATACTAAGACTCAGGTTCAACGCTCCACTTTCCCAGTCCAATCTGGAAGAAGACGTAAAGAGAATAAGGGAGCTCTACTACAAGGAAGGTTACCTTGACGTAGAGGTTGGAGAACCTCAGGTAGTTAAGGTTGGAAAGGGATGTTACAAGGTTATCTACCAGATAGTTAAGGAAGGAAAGCCCTACAAGTTTGGAAAGGTAGAGTTTGAAGGGAATAGGCTCTTTTCAAGGAAGGACCTCCTTAAGCTCAGTAAGAAGGTAAGGCCCGGAAAGAGGTTTAACAGGGAAGCCGTGGACAAACTAGTAAGAAAAATAATTAGGAAGTACGGGGAGCTCGGCTTTATCTTTGCAAACGTAGTTCCTGAAGTTAAAGTCCACCCTGAAACCTACACGGCAGACGTTACCTTCCACATCTACGAGGGAGAAAGGGCTTACGTAAGGTGGATAAACATTAAAGGGAACGTCTCAACAAGGGACAGGACAATAAGGAGAGAACTAGACCTTTACGAAACTGGAATATTCAACACGATAAGGCTTGAGCGTTCAATAAGGAGGCTGTTTAACACAGGTTACTTTGAGAACGTTGACGTAAAGCCAAAGGTAGTTGAGGGAACGAATAAGGTAGACGTAAACGTTAACGTTAAGGAAAGGCTTACAGGAATGTTCTCAGTAGGAGCAGGCTACAGCTCCGTTTCAAGACTTGTGGCAATGGTAGGACTATCAAAGGGCAACCTTTTCGGAACAGGAGATTCAGGCTCAATAAACCTTCAGGCGGGCTCAAAGGTATTTGACTTCTCCTTTTCTTACAACCACAAGTGGTGGCTTGACAAACCTCAAACCCTTTCCATAGGGCTTTACAACACAAGGTACGAGTACTTTACGTACACAAGTAAGAAAACGGGCTTTTCAGCACTGGTTAGCAGAAGATTCTGGGAAGACTGGAAGGCCGGAGTAGGCTACACGATAGAGAAGGACAAGATTACAGACATTGATGAAGACGCTCCAAACATAATTAAAGAGGAAGAGGGAAGCGAAACGATAGGCCTTGCAACCGCCTTCGTTTCAAGGGACTTAAGGGATAACAGGTTCCTTCCCCATAAAGGGGACTACATAAAGTTAACAACTCAAGTTGCAGGGGATTACCTCTTCGGAGATAAGAACTTCTACAAGGTAATCGGTGAGTACGCCTACTACTTCAACTTTAACGATTTACCAATAGATTTGGAGCTGCCCTTCATAGCATCGGTCCACGCTAAAGTAGGTTATGCAGAGGCCTTTGGAGATACCTCAAGGCTCCCAATTGACTACAGGTTCTACGTTGGAGGGGACACGAGCGTGAGGGGATTTAAGTGGGGTGAAGCCGGTCCAAAGGACAAAGACGGCGACCCCGAAGGTGCCAACAGGGAACTCATCTTTAACTTTGAACTCGGATACGACGTAACGAGGATGCTAAGGCTAATCTCATTCGTTGACGTAGGAGGAGGTTGGTGGGATAAGTACAAACTTGGAGACATGAGGAAATCTGCAGGACTTGGTATAAGGGTCTTAACTCCAATGGGACCGATCAGGCTTGATATAGGCTGGAAGTTAGATAGGAAAAGTGGAGAGAGCTCTTCCCAGTGGCACTTTGGAATGGGAAGTTACTTCTAA